The Ptychodera flava strain L36383 chromosome 16, AS_Pfla_20210202, whole genome shotgun sequence region AGAAAGCATTCCACAGCAATCGTTAGTGACTCGGGGACCAATATAGTATAAATGAGGTAATGAGCAAATGCTCTAAAAAGGTACTTTAGCTCGTATCTAACGCTATATTTTAGATACCTTTCGTTAATACCTGGACAAGTGCAAGGTGTCGAACAATATTTTCGACTATCAATTTACAAAAGCCTGTCAAGGAAATATTTCCGTCAACTCGTTTAATGACATCAAGgaaacaaataaaattattttgatagTGTGAACTATTACATGTTCTGCTATATTATCAGCTCGCTTTAATGCACTAAATCATTCAAATGTACTCTGTTTCGCAGCCAACTTGTACAAACCAAAGACAACAGCTGCATCACAGACAGACGCATCGTTGCCTCCAGAGACAAAAGGGTCCGGTAAAGTCATATTACACTCTGATATTATTTTACTACGAAAGGAACAATCTTGCTGGTATACAAAACATAGATTACTGAGGTTACTGTACACCTTTCTGTTCATCTATCACCTATTTTCACTATGTTTTCGATTAGACTGGATGAAATATTAATATCTGTATTACTAATCACTGTGCCTAAATATGCCTACATAAAATGCCCATTTCTCAGGGAAAGGCGACTTTCGCTGTTCTACGGTTTCTACACGGAAATTTAATCGTTGATGCTAGTTGCCATTTATCACAGAAGTAAACTTAAGCAACGTTTTGAGAAGTCGAGAAAAATTCGGAAATGCAATATTTGCAAACTGAAAGATATATGAGAGTACAATCTGCTACCTAAACGTTACTAATTGCCAGATGTTATCCTACCAAACGAAATACACACGAAATTGGATGGCTTTAAACGAGGTACATACATGTCTGGCGACTATGCTTTTAAACTTTCATTATGCGGCGGAAGCAACGATATAATGCAAAGATGTAGCCAATTTAGGTGTATGACTAACCATAAATAGCTTAATGAAGTATGGTCCGCATCGACTGACATGAGCAACAACTTTCTACTTGTTTTCTCTCTTTGCATTTTCAGGATTGATATATGCAATTGGAACTGACAATCAAATATATAAACGGAATGATATCGAAGGCACATGGGAAGGACCGATCCAAAATACCTGCTGTGTTACCGCAATGACAACTCTCGTCGATGGTACTATTGTTGGTGTGGGCACTGATACATACCTGTGGACAAAAGCAACTGAAGAAGCTCCCTGGGTTGGGCCCATTGCCAACAGCTGCTGCGTTACAGACGTCACTGCAATGTCCGATGGCACACTGGTAGGTATAGGAATGGGCTCCCATATCTGGACTCGTTCTGGAGTCCACGGAACATGGAGTCTTGTCGCCAATAGCTGTTGTGTCAAATCTATATCACCACTCCCTTCTGGTGGTATATTGGGCGTTGGGATGGGTGGTAAACTGTGGACACGACCTGACATTAATGGAGTATGGACTTTAGTGGATCTCAATGGTGTTGTCAGTGATGTGTCAGTCAGCAGCGATGGTACAGTCATTGGTATTGGTACAGGATGTGGAATGTGGTACCGGCCAACGTATAATTCCGGTGTTTGGTTAGGCCCGGTTGCTAATAGTCGATGTGTCAAATCTTTATCCTACAAAAAGTCAGGTTGGTCTCTTTACACTTCTACAGTTTTAAAGGAATTCTATACCTTTGTGTTCATGGTTTATCCTATTTATTTACTTCAGAAAACGGCGGATAGCAGGATTCATctcaatgcaaacaaaatattaatatgctaaatacaaaatttattcagAAATTCCAAGTGCTAGAAATCTCAAAGCAATAAAGATGTCTCTTTGAATGGTTGCCCGTTTTAGTAATCGGGCACAATAATTTGCTTTCGCAGCCTCTAACAATTGCACTCTGTTTTTTTCGAATGTCTCTACGTGAAAAACTTGCGTAAACAGCGCCAGTAGTCCCACCAGCACCGTCGGTAGGTAGGTATTTCTCAGATTACAGTTTAATCAGGAAATCTCAAAAGATTTGCAATCCGACAATTTCCTTCCAATATTTGAGATTTAATCATTCCAAAGACTTGATACGAATAATTAGCAACTTTCCGCCATGATTGCAATTATGCACTTAGAAACGAACTGAGATATTGACTGACAAcaaatatatatcaaaaaatatttaagaaGCCGGTAATGAAGATATTCAGAAACAGGTCACAGAAAAATAATAACACTGTATTTTTCTTGTGAATCTGGAACTTAGAAGAGTTTTATTGGTGATTATTTTCAACCATTTCCTGTTGCATAGTGTTTGACATCAGTAAATTTAAAAGTTATGCCAATGTTAAAGTACCCTTGACCGTGAAATAAATCGATGACATGGTTAATGTGATAATACTACACTTTTGAAGGGGAGATATTAGAGTCTAAAGAAATGATATGGCCCTTAATTACACTGGTCAAGAAAACACACTCACCCGTTTTGAAGCTATTATAAACTTAATCTTCTTCCGCAGAATCACAAAAGTTTATAGTAAATATGTCTACAGTCAACTATCTCACTGACAATGTCACTAATTCACGTGAGGCAAATGGCATTAGATGCAGTTTATTGGAAAGAAGGGATACATTTGTCTAAGCAGATGTGAGAGAATAGAGAAATCATCATTGAATTTCCTTCCTTTCCTATCATTTCAGGATCAATATATGGTGTTGGACCTGACAATCAAATATGGAAACGAAATGACATCGAAGGCACATGGGAAGGACCGATCCCAAATACGTGTTGTGTTACCGCAATGACAACTCTCGTCGATGGTACAATCGTTGGTGTCGGCACTGATACATACCTGTGGACAAAAGCAACTGAAGAAGCTCCCTGGGTTGGGCCCATTGCCAACAGCTGCTGCGTTACAGACGTCACTGCAATGTCCGATGGCACACTGGTTGGTATAGGAATGGGCTCCCATATCTGGACTCGTCCTGGAATCCACGGAACATGGAGTCTTGTCGCCAATAGCTGTTGTGTCATATCTATATCACCACTCCCTTCTGGTGGTATACTGGGCATTGGGATGGGTGGTAAACTGTGGACCCGACCTGACATTAATGGAGTCTGGACCTTAGTGGATCTCAATGGTGTTGTCACCGATGTGTCAGTCAGCAGCGATGGTACAGTCATTGGTATTGGTACAGGATGTGGAATGTGGTACCGGTCAACGTATAATTCCGGTGTTTGGTTAGGCCCGGTTGCTAATAGTCAATGTGTCAAATCTCTATCCTTCATTAAGTAAAGAGAACAAATAAATGTCTGTTCGTGATATCATACTTCTACTTCACTTGAAGATAGCATTTGTAATGAATTGTAATTCACGAGACACTGAGTATTGTATTTTCACGTACTCGTTTTTCTCTGGATCTGTTGCAGAAAAGTTTAATTTGCTATGATAAAATTTAACTAAATAAATTGTCACTGGTATATTTATACTTGGAATGAATTATTGATGAAAGAAACAACTATATTAGTCATATAAGAGTTAGGTTCCTTTGAGTTGGCTGTACCTGTAATTATTGTTGTCAAACTTTTTTCCTTCCAGAAAAAATTGTACCAACCAACATTCgcatatctgtcagatcaatatcagataatctgtagcaggtttcatcaactttagcaCACTACTTTAAGGGTTTAATAACTAATCCTaaaactttattgaatatgcaaattaggtgattATTTACGTGACACTGCTCATTGCTTCATtgaacaattagatatctacaAGATTAAtgtttgtagcacgtttcatcatatacaatactgtaatttcagagttatatcactaattacaaagttcattaaatatgcaaatgaacgcTCAAttacttcacactactaaatgcttcacaacatAGTCAGAAATcttcagatcagtatctgcagcagatttcatcatatttggtgcagttatttcgttattctataactaattacaaaacttcattaactatgcaaatgagctgtttattaacttgacactgttcaattcttctcagtacaattagatatctatcagatcaatagtTGTAGCAggtgtcatcaaatttggtgaaggAATTTCAGAGATACCTCTAATTacaaaagctcattaaatatgcaagttagcagaaaattgacatgacattcatattatcatcataatgttctgagattgtaatcagtgaaaagtttcattaaattttgtgcaTCATTGATATCATCATGAtaatgtcgacactgtcattactatCTCCATAGTacttaggataattggatgatgaagtgaTGTCAATTTAATCacaaatataatctcatctgcttttctttttatattacacacttgtttttatgat contains the following coding sequences:
- the LOC139114943 gene encoding uncharacterized protein, which encodes MRAVLLIASVICQVIAYSDALHRRATDGAVLIGVSSANKLMTRDSGYGGDWAKVQGSCCVTSIAVMQDGSLIGIGDDNQLYSKQSVDSGSWTGPVEKSCCVQDVAVMPDGTILGVTTKGKLKTRHDLTGKWKKVKKSKGVVRVEVYPDGRILGVSASGSLKIRDGVDGKWKRIASKKFKAADVSVQPDGTILGISKDSCGVYVYDDSTATWSTELPDSQCVIDIVSPGNLANLYKPKTTAASQTDASLPPETKGSGLIYAIGTDNQIYKRNDIEGTWEGPIQNTCCVTAMTTLVDGTIVGVGTDTYLWTKATEEAPWVGPIANSCCVTDVTAMSDGTLVGIGMGSHIWTRSGVHGTWSLVANSCCVKSISPLPSGGILGVGMGGKLWTRPDINGVWTLVDLNGVVSDVSVSSDGTVIGIGTGCGMWYRPTYNSGVWLGPVANSRCVKSLSYKKSAPVVPPAPSVGSIYGVGPDNQIWKRNDIEGTWEGPIPNTCCVTAMTTLVDGTIVGVGTDTYLWTKATEEAPWVGPIANSCCVTDVTAMSDGTLVGIGMGSHIWTRPGIHGTWSLVANSCCVISISPLPSGGILGIGMGGKLWTRPDINGVWTLVDLNGVVTDVSVSSDGTVIGIGTGCGMWYRSTYNSGVWLGPVANSQCVKSLSFIK